In Aphelocoma coerulescens isolate FSJ_1873_10779 chromosome 3, UR_Acoe_1.0, whole genome shotgun sequence, a single window of DNA contains:
- the COQ3 gene encoding ubiquinone biosynthesis O-methyltransferase, mitochondrial — MAVWGGGAARALTRALRRRRAAAALPGAAGDDHGDLSLQTGLRGILQDYNRKIQLKSSSTLPVSLTGMKSNMFTVKRPFSTSHSSVDSKEMKKFQLLAHKWWDEEGEYAALHSMNDIRVPFIRDTLLSMSSNYHPGNPLSGIKILDVGCGGGLLSEPLGRLGASVTGIDPVEDNIRTADQHKSFDPVLANRIQYKSSSLEEIVEESMETFDVIVASEVVEHVADLEMFIKCCSQVLKPEGSLFITTINKTQLSYVLGIVVAEKIMGIVPEGTHEWEKFVSPEELERLLESNGFSVRTVNGMLYNPLSGSWGWMESTSLNYALHAVKSGARARSHATDAPPETDIQQRSATAGTAGTVPDGTV, encoded by the exons ATGGCCGTATGGGGCGGCGGGGCAGCCCGAGCCCTCACCCGCGCCCTGCGGCgccggcgggcggcggccgcgctgccgggggctgcgggcg ATGACCATGGTGATCTGTCTTTGCAGACAGGTCTGAGAGGTATCCTTCAGGATTACAACAGGAAAATACAACTGAAATCCAGTAGTACCTTGCCTGTCTCTCTGACTGGAATGAAAAGCAACAT GTTCACTGTGAAGAGACCTTTCAGCACTTCACACTCATCAGTGGAttcaaaggaaatgaaaaaattcCAGCTCCTTGCGCATAAGTGGTGGGATGAAGAAGGAGAATATGCAGCCCTTCATTCTATGAATGATATTAGAGTGCCATTTATTAG AGATACTCTGTTGAGCATGAGTAGTAATTATCATCCGGGAAATCCACTTTCTGGAATCAAGATTCTTGATGTGGGCTGCGGTGGAGGACTGCTGAGTGAG CCTTTAGGTAGACTGGGAGCTTCAGTTACTGGAATTGATCCTGTGGAGGACAACATTAGAACAGCAGATCAGCACAAGTCATTTGATCCAGTCCTGGCCAACAGAATACAGTACAAGTCCAGTTCACTGGAGGAGATTGTGGAAGAGTCTATGGAAACCTTTGATGTAATTGTAGCTTCTGAAGTAGTGGAGCATGTGGCTGACCTTGAAATGTTTATCAAGTGTTGCTCTCAGGTGTTAAAG CCAGAAGGTTCTTTATTCATTACGACAATCAATAAAACACAATTGTCCTATGTCCTGGGAATTGTGGTTGCAGAAAAAATAATGGGGATTGTACCAGAAGGAACACATGAGTGGGAGAAGTTTGTTTCCCCTGAAGAGCTGGAGCGCCTCCTGGAATCAA ATGGCTTTTCAGTCAGGACCGTGAATGGGATGTTGTACAATCCGCTCTCGGGCTCCTGGGGCTGGATGGAGAGCACGAGCCTGAACTATGCACTGCACGCGGTGAAGTCTGGGGCTCGGGCACGGTCACACGCGACAGACGCCCCGCCAGAGACAGACATTCAACAGCGCTCagccacagctggcacagctggcactgTCCCAGATGGCACTGTCTGA